In a single window of the Diospyros lotus cultivar Yz01 chromosome 10, ASM1463336v1, whole genome shotgun sequence genome:
- the LOC127811599 gene encoding uncharacterized protein LOC127811599: protein MRAPSLLSQCLPGLVPHDKGTHSTSTIYEKDVHLPSPAVEILPSKMAHTYKYAGDNVDLQGLNMLKGTVSVADIIGFTGSESISFKPEGLLKSWDSSIDLVNVLKHEIRDGQLSFRGKRVLELSCSYGLPGIFACLKGAAAVHFQDLSAETIRCITIPNVLANLEQARDRQSRHQESPLTPSRQPIAPDVHFYAGEWEELPSVLSIVRGEGFEVPTTTNLSFSEEDFMDGCSSQDGSIAGQESSSRRSRKLSGSRIWERANETDQGEGGYDVILMTEIPYSLTSLKKLYALIKKCLRPPYGVLFLATKKNYVGINSATRHLRNLVDEESILGTHLVKEMSDREIWKFVLR from the exons ATGCGTGCACCATCGCTGCTTTCACAGTGTTTGCCTGGCTTAGTGCCCCATGACAAAGGAACTCACAGCACGTCCACCATTTATGAGAAAGACGTGCATCTCCCTTCTCCAGCTGTGGAGATTCTCCCATCCAAG ATGGCTCACACTTACAAGTATGCTGGTGATAATGTAGACTTGCAAGGACTTAATATGTTGAAG GGAACAGTTAGTGTTGCTGATATAATTGGCTTTACCGGTTCAGAATCAATCTCTTTTAAACCTGAAG GGTTGCTGAAATCTTGGGATAGCTCAATTGATCTTGTTAATGTCCTTAAACATGAGATACGTGATGGACAGTTGAGTTTTAGAGGGAAAAGGGTACTTGAG CTTAGTTGCAGCTATGGACTTCCAGGGATCTTTGCTTGCCTGAAG GGAGCTGCAGCAGTACACTTTCAAGACCTCAGTGCGGAAACTATAAGATGCATAACCATCCCTAACGTCCTAGCCAATCTTGAGCAGGCTCGTGACAGGCAAAGCCGACATCAGGAGAGCCCTCTGACTCCGTCAAGACAACCTATAGCTCCAGATGTCCATTTCTATGCTGGAGAATGGGAAGAACTCCCCTCAGTCTTATCCATTGTAAGGGGCGAAGGGTTTGAGGTGCCAACAACAACGAACCTAAGCTTCTCCGAGGAAGATTTTATGGATGGTTGTAGTAGCCAAGATGGCAGCATAGCAGGACAAGAATCTTCCTCAAGACGATCAAGGAAGCTCTCTGGAAGCAGGATTTGGGAAAGGGCTAATGAGACAGACCAGGGAGAAGGGGGTTATGATGTTATATTGATGACAGAGATTCCATATTCATTGACCTCCTTGAAGAAGCTATATGCTCTCATAAAGAAG TGCTTGAGGCCTCCATACGGAGTATTGTTTCTGGCCACAAAGAAGAATTATGTTGGTATCAACAGTGCAACAAGGCATTTGCGAAATTTGGTGGATGAAGAAAGCATTTTGGGAACCCATTTAGTCAAAGAGATGTCTGATAGAGAGATATGGAAGTTCGTTCTCAGATGA
- the LOC127811687 gene encoding calcium-dependent protein kinase 24, which translates to MGACVSMHGALLKRTRNIRKALPEDRSSCGAIHKALSRSRNRSPNTRIVTVLKDPCGDDIFRRYVFGKELGRGEFGITYQCHDKVSGEKVACKMISKSKLKSEIDVEDVKREVEIMRHLPSHPNIVKFKEVYEDKEAVYLVMELCEGGELFDRIVARGHYTERGAATVTKTILEVIKECHKNGVIHRDLKPENFLYANSSEDSPLKAIDFGLSIFFEPGQRFSEIVGSPYYMAPEVLRRNYSADVDVWSAGVILYILLCGVPPFWAETEEGIAQAIVRCEIDFTRDPWPKVSEDAKELVRGMLDPNPYSRFTVEQVLEHRWIHNAHQVSNVPLGENVRARIKQFSLMNKFKKRVLRVVADNLPHEQVAGIKQMFLMMDTDKNGNLTFEELKTGLNMIGQQIADPDVQMLLEAADVDGNGMLNYEEFMTMSVHLKRMSSDDAQLRQAFCHFDKDGSGYIEFDELKDGLSEDINMGSNGDQVIKDIIYDIDLDKDGRISYQEFEAMMTTGVEWKMASRQYSRALLNALSQRLFKDKSCATKE; encoded by the exons ATGGGGGCCTGCGTCTCCATGCACGGAGCTTTGCTGAAGAGAACCAGAAACATCAGGAAAGCCCTCCCGGAAGATCGAAGCTCCTGCGGGGCCATCCATAAAGCCCTATCTCGGAGCCGGAATCGTTCTCCCAATACACGCATCGTCACCGTGCTGAAAGACCCCTGCGGGGACGACATTTTCCGGAGATATGTGTTCGGGAAGGAGCTAGGGCGGGGAGAGTTCGGGATCACGTACCAGTGCCACGACAAGGTCAGCGGCGAGAAGGTCGCCTGCAAGATGATATCGAAGAGCAAGCTCAAGTCGGAGATCGACGTCGAGGATGTGAAGAGGGAGGTGGAGATCATGCGGCATTTGCCGTCGCATCCGAATATCGTCAAGTTCAAGGAGGTTTATGAGGATAAAGAGGCGGTTTATCTTGTCATGGAGCTCTGCGAGGGCGGCGAGCTCTTCGATAGGATCGTGGCCAGAGGGCATTATACCGAGAGAGGTGCTGCAACCGTCACCAAGACCATTCTCGAGGTCATCAAG GAGTGCCACAAAAACGGAGTAATACATAGAGACCTAAAACCCGAAAATTTCCTATATGCAAACTCCAGTGAGGATTCCCCATTGAAGGCTATTGATTTTGGACTCTCCATATTCTTTGAGCCTG GTCAGCGGTTCAGTGAAATTGTTGGAAGCCCTTACTATATGGCTCCCGAAGTGCTTCGGCGAAATTATAGTGCAGATGTAGATGTATGGAGTGCAGGTGTTATTCTTTACATCTTATTATGTGGAGTTCCTCCCTTTTGGGCAG AAACTGAAGAAGGAATTGCACAGGCAATAGTTCGGTGTGAAATAGACTTTACTAGAGATCCATGGCCGAAAGTTTCTGAAGATGCTAAGGAACTTGTGCGTGGTATGCTTGACCCAAACCCTTACAGCCGGTTTACTGTTGAACAAGTCCTTG AACATCGGTGGATTCATAATGCACATCAAGTCTCTAATGTCCCTCTAGGAGAAAATGTCCGAGCAAGAATTAAGCAGTTCTCATTGATGAACAAATTCAAGAAGAGAGTCCTCAGA GTAGTAGCCGACAACTTGCCACATGAGCAAGTAGCAGGGATCAAGCAGATGTTCCTTATGATGGACACTGATAAGAATGGAAACTTGACATTTGAAGAGCTCAAGACTGGCCTCAACATGATTGGCCAACAGATTGCCGACCCTGATGTGCAGATGTTATTGGAAGCT GCTGATGTTGATGGGAATGGAATGCTCAACTACGAGGAGTTCATGACAATGTCTGTACACCTTAAAAGAATGAGCAGCGACGACGCGCAGCTCCGCCAAGCTTTCTGCCACTTCGACAAGGATGGAAGTGGGTACATTGAGTTTGACGAGCTGAAAGATGGTTTATCGGAGGACATAAACATGGGCTCCAACGGTGACCAAGTCATCAAAGACATCATATATGATATTGACTTAGACAAG GATGGTCGCATCAGTTATCAAGAGTTTGAGGCCATGATGACAACCGGGGTGGAGTGGAAAATGGCGTCTCGCCAGTACTCCAGAGCATTGCTAAATGCACTTAGCCAGAGATTGTTCAAAGATAAGTCTTGTGCAACGAAAGAATAA